The DNA region GGCTCCGAGGTGCCTGGCAGGGGCCGCGGCTGGCTGGGGAGCGAGAGGCAGAGGGGCCCCAGGCCTGGACAGGCTCTTACCTTCACCTCCCGTCTTCTCCGCAGATGGCCCCAGCGCCCCCCTGGAAGCCCCCGAGCCTCGGAAGCCGGTGACAGCCCAGGAGCGCCAGCGGGAGCGGGAGGAGAAGCGGCGGCGACGTCAGGAGCGGGCCAAGGAGCGGGAGAAGCGGCGGCAGGAGCGGGAGCGCAAGGAGCGGGGGGCCGGGGCCTCCGGGGGCCCCTCCGCCGACCCCCTGGCCGGGCTGGTGCTCAGCGACAACGACCGCAGCCTGCTGGAGCGCTGGACTCGCAtggcccggcccccggcccccgcgCCCACACCCCCCCAAGCCCGGCCCCGCAGCCCGCCCGCGGGCCCCCCGCCgcagcccgcccgcccgcccgctgggcctgcgccgGCTCCCCCccacgccgccgccgcctccagcCTCCTGGCCCCCCGGTCACTGGGGCCACCCCCTGGGCTGCCTGGCCCCAGCGCCCCGAGCGTTCTGCCTTACTTCCCCTCTGGCCCACCCCCTCCAGACCCCGGGGGGATCCCTCAGCCCTCCACCTCCGAATCACCCGACGTCACCCTGGTGACCCAGCAGCTGTCCAAGTCGCAGGTGAGGGGGAGGCCCGGCCGTGGGGATGCCTGGATCTGAATCCCGGGGAGGTGGGCTTGGGAGGTCGTGGGGGCAGGAGAGGCTGTGGTGTGTCCTGGCCCCGTGGAGCGGAGCGTCAGACGAGGCTCGAGCTCTCCTAGCCTGCCTGCTCGCTCGCAGGAGCGTAGCGCCAACGGGCCGGTCGTTGGAGACCTCAGCCCGCACTCAGTGTTTGCTGAGGCTGGGGCTGTCACCACCGGTGTCCAGGCCCACTCGAGGGCAGTGTCAGGGTGGCGTGCCCTGCAGACCTCAGTTGGCGCTGGGTGGTTCCCGCGTTGTAAGCTGCCATCATCCTCTGCAGGTGGAGGATCCCTTGCCCCCCGTGTTCTCCGGCACCCCAAAGGGCAGTGGAGCGGGCTATGGCGTTGGCTTTGACCTGGAGGAATTCCTAAACCAGTCTTTCGACATGGGCGTGGCTGACGGGCCACAGGACGGGTAAGAGCTGGGCCGGGACTCCGGAACGGGCTGTGGCAAGGGGCTCCCAGCACAGGAGGAGCCTCTCACCCTGCTCTCCCCCTTGCCGCCCTCAGCCAGGCCGACTCAGCCTCGCTCTCGGCCTCCCTGCTCGCCGACTGGCTCGAGGGCCACGGCATAAACCCTGCCGACATCGAGTCCCTGCAGCGTGAGATCCAGATGGACTCCCCCATGCTGCTGGCTGACCTGCCTGACCTCCAGGAGCCCTGAGGCCCGCAGTCTGTGCCTTGCTGCCAGGGGCAGACCCAGCTCCAAGATCCGCAGGACCGTTCCCGAGGGCTGGAGCCCCAGGCCTGACGGGGGAAGCTCAGCTCGGATTATTCTGCAGGTTCATCTCAGACCCACCCTGCGGCCTTAAGGGGCCACCTGAGCCAGCACGAGCCACGGCAGGAGGGGCAACCCCTACCCCCCCCCCAGCGATACTTTTcagtattgtatttttattattattattattacattattattattacacaaaTTTTTTTGCTATCGAAACGAAGCTTGTGAAATATAAGGTTCCCTTTAGTGCCTGTCTCCAGGGCGTGTTTCTCGAGTTGAGGGCAGGGTGCCATCAGTGGGGGAACCGGCGCTTGGAGGCCAAGCAGACGCATCTGCGTGCACAACAGCCAAGGCCGGTTCATTCAGGCCCTGAGGTTTATTAagacccccactccccacctgctCCCAGCCCCACAGAGGTGGCCTTCTGCCACCTCACGTGGTCAGACTCACccccggggcgggtggggggaccTCGCGACCTGTGCCTACCTCGGCTGTGGCTGTTTAGTGTGGCTTGCGGTAGCCGGGGTGAGATACGGGAGCCTGGGACGGGCAGGCGGGGGAAGCTGAGCGTGAGAGTGAGCGGGGCTGGGGGCCCGTGGTGCTCGCCGCTGGGAGGGAGGCGAAGGGTGGGAGGTTCTCTGCTGGCTGGCGGGACTGCTAGCgcgtggcggcggcggcggcggcggcggccgcacGCAGGTGGCCTGGCGTGTGCCGGGAGTGGGTCGGACTGCGCCGCCGGTCTGCCGCAGTGGGAAGCCGGCTAAAGTGGGACACCGGCCCGCAGCCTTCCGGACGGGGTCCGAGTCCAGGCCGGGCGGCGGTGCCTTCCGGAGGTCTGGGAGGCCGCCGGCGTGTAGCCGGGTGGGGGGGGAGCAGAGGCCCGGCCGAGAGGTGGGCGTCGTGGGTGTGAGGGGAGCCGTTGTGCTGGAGCCACAGGGCCCCCGGGAGAGGCGGGCGCCGAGGGCAGCGGGGCGCGGGGCGGCagagcggggggcggggcggcagagcggggggcggggcctgcgccTCAGGCCCGGCGGATCTTCATCTCGGTGCGCTTGAGGGAGTAGTAGAAGCCCTTCCACTGGGCCCAGTTGATGCCGTTGGCGTAGGAGAGGTGGGAGCCGCCGAGGTAGAAGCCGTTGAGGTTGGCGAAGTGGCAGCTGCGGAACCAGAAGGCGCCCGACGAGAGGGCAGCGCAGTTCTGCACGAAGAGGTCCTGGTCCCGGTCGAAGGTGGAGAACTTCTGGCCGCTGTGGTAGGACAGGGAGTCGCCTGGCggaggggaggggcagcctgGGGACGGGGCCTCTCCCGAGCCAGACGCTGGGTAGCTGTGCGTCCGTAGCTCGCGGGGCCGCCTGGGCGCGGGGGCAGCCcggcctccccccagcccctccgcggctgGCGGGAGCGGGTACCTGCCCCGCCGTCCTCGAAGCCCGACACGTGGAGGCTGTAGCCGTCCTCCTCGGCGCTGACCGCGTTGGGCGAGATGGAGAAGTCGGCGTACTTGGCGAAGGCCGTGTTGTTCTCGAAGTCCTCCAGGTCCACCCGCAGCTCATACTTCTGCTTCAGTGTCAGGAGGTGCAGGTtctgcagccctgggagggggtggggggcgtgcgGGTCAGCGGGGACCTGGCTCTGGGGGCCCCCAGCCTGCCGGGCCCCGCCTTACCCAGCCAGTACTCCCCATCGGCGCGGCCAAAGCCCAGCTTGTAGTCGTTCCAGCCCCGGAAGAAGCTCACAGAGCCGTTGAATCTCTTCTGGAAAACCTGGAGCAGAGAGGATGGGCCTGGACGCTC from Physeter macrocephalus isolate SW-GA unplaced genomic scaffold, ASM283717v5 random_1406, whole genome shotgun sequence includes:
- the MFAP4 gene encoding microfibril-associated glycoprotein 4 — translated: TVRAASSGREVKGGPGGRRWLVRLRSLLLTPPPALERSCLQQPLDCDDIYAQGYQADGVYLIYPSGPSVPVPVFCDMTTEGGKWTVFQKRFNGSVSFFRGWNDYKLGFGRADGEYWLGLQNLHLLTLKQKYELRVDLEDFENNTAFAKYADFSISPNAVSAEEDGYSLHVSGFEDGGAGDSLSYHSGQKFSTFDRDQDLFVQNCAALSSGAFWFRSCHFANLNGFYLGGSHLSYANGINWAQWKGFYYSLKRTEMKIRRA